ATGAAGCGGGGAATGGATATCATCAGACCACTGCCGCCGGTCCCTAGTAatgtaagttttttttaattttaactgactatttttctaagtgggttgaagcatgtCCTTATTAGAAGATCGACGAACGTGAAATGGTAGATTTCTTatgggagaacataatttgcagatttggaataccaaaagagatggCATGCAATAACCAGCCACAAATTGTAGGCGAAAAgatcacaaagttccttgaagatttgaaaatcaagagAGTCACATCTTAACCCTATCATCCGAGCACAAATGGTCAAGCAGAATgaacgaacaaagtgattatacaaaatctcaagaagaggTTGGAAGCGGCTAAAGGTAAATGGCCTGAGGAACTACCTGGAGTGCTATGGGTGTATCGAACAACTGCCAAATCGAGCATAGGAGAAACTCCTTTTTCCTTTGTGTACGGAGCAGAAACTTTAATCCTGGTAGAAGTAGGAGAGCCTACCTTAAGATATTTCCAGGCAACCAAAGAGACGAACGACAAAGTGATGTTGGTCAACTTGGAGCTACTCGATGAGCGCAGGGACTTGGAACATATAAGAATAGATGCCCGGAAGTAGAGAATGGAATGATATTATAATCGAATAGCTAacctccattatttcaaagtggaagacttggttctaaggaaagtaactcaaaacacccgggAACTCAACGTAGGGAAGCTAGTTCCAatgtgggaaggcccctaccaggTTTCAACTGTCACCTGGAAAGGCTCAAACGAGTTGGAGAACCAGGATGGAGAAAAACTATcaagcaactggaatgtgacACGCATCTAGAGATATTATTGTTGACAAACATCAcatgtactgaaagtatgtgttgcacttGTCTAGAAATTCATTAGTGGGTTCCTCGAAGGTGCAAGACTTTCAGTGTTCCAATTCGTATTCTTCGTATTTGAACAATGGGGgagggggaatgatatgaggatacgacaaTAAAGACTGCCTCATCGACCGGCACACGAAAATCGAGAGTATAATTGTATTATCGGGACCAGAAGTTGTACAAGTTAACCAAAAGAAAATGGCAATTTCATTTTAGCGtaacgaatgcttatgtattttttgaaaaaggaaggaataaagtaaagtccttttaatttccatcttgtttcttgtctaactgatgaattgattttatcatttgaaagttaaacaagtacttcaaatgctagtgtcgtaatgaacatgagatgtcctcttcaagagcaccgtaaacataagggggccctctcttataaaaaccctcatgaTAAAGGGTTGATTTTGGAAGAACTTGTGCCCGAAATCCACAAGCTTTCGGGGAAAAAATAAACCCAAGGCCTTACATAATAAGACCCAAACAGTAAAACTTGCGCAGAACACTTTAagcaaaaaaaatgcaaaaattaaaacTTGTATAAATGATCAAACAAAGAAAAGACTCAgacaatacttgagcaaaagatgtctttattcacaataaacatgCCTAAGTGGCACGGATAcaaaaattggaaaaagaaaggaaaagtgaAACTGTTGCATCTTCGGAacccggaggaagagaagtgtccgcGCCCCCAGAGGAAGTGGGTAGATCTGCCGATGGCTCAATATCTTGGCCCTCATCAGTTTGGCCTTCAACGTCTTCGCCTTTTGATTCCTCTTTAGTTTCCGAAGTTTCGGAACTGGAAGCATCAGGCCCTACCGGGAGACCCCTTTTAGCAGCTGACTCAAGCTCATGGGCCTTAGTTATTttagcatcaaagtcaatgatatccgctttagcctcttccaaggtttttctcctcatgttgtacatagcataagttttctcaacaatgagggaagccgtttggcgcttaagttcttctttgagctGGATGACCTTGGCAGAAAGGTGTTCCCGGGCAGATCTAATGGACTTGAGGCTAACATCGAGCTCGCAGGAAGTTGAGCTAAAAAGTCTATTATGCTCAATAGTCTTCCTATACTTCTCCTCCAATTGGGCATGTTTCATCCCCGCAATAGCAAGCTCTTtagttttggagttcaaggctgcctctaagTTGGTCAATCTTTCAGCAGAGGCAGCCTCGCGATCCGTTGTAGCAAGAATGACACtatggacttcagcccatttgaCCTCGACTTCGTCAAATTTAACCCTCAGCGGGCCaatctcttggctaagggttaccaaTTCTTGCTTGCTTTGCTACAAATAAGTCTCCAATACAACGACCTCAGCAAATTTGGCTTCCAATTCTAAGAGGCGAGCAGCAATTTGCTCTCGCTCAGCCAAAAGTTGATCCCATGCAAAGGTAAGTTCTTCTTTTTCCCGAATCAACCTTTggaggccctcagaagcaagaaaaTTGGCCTACAAAACAAGATAGGAAAACTCAGGATATTTTCAggcaaaaacaaaagaaataacaaaagaagtgaacaatGTACTGCTGCggcgttgtgcatggcattgttcaaacAATCACTCTCCTGAGAGAGCCTGTATCTTTTCCcaatctttttctgaagccaaaggctttagatagttagcaagttccaccgCCCGGGATAGCAAATTGCATCCGGTGGAGACCAAGAGAGTAACGCTCCTCCTCCTTTGCGAATATTCTGAAGAGGGAGCAtaatttttccccaaattcccatgaactggggattAGTGGAGAAGAACACCCTCTTCTCGAGTAGATGCGACcagtggagatgatgtagcagttgatGGTGGAAGAgttggtgaagatggagatgaagctgatggcatTGAAGGAAGATAAACAAGTGCGACAAACgcagtgctggttgttggttgctcACCAATCGAAGAAGGAAaggacccggtactcagccccAAAATATCAGGCGTAGCGATTGGGATCCAGAAGCGGGAGTtgccattttccaccatttcatACTACCCTAGAGCGTCGAGACATCGTCTTTAGTTAGTGTAACTAACTCAATAGATTGGGCGGTCTGTTGAGTTGAGGAAGGTCATTGTCTTCTATGTAAAGAAGCTCCCTCCTTGCTAGCTTCTCCATCATCGTCAATCATCACGGTATCTATTGTCGACCTAGGCGGAGGGCTCGTCACCACGACTTTCAGAGATGACGGGAAGCATTCTTCGCTATCTTATTCTTTCCCCCGGCTACGGAGGAATgccttctttttggttgcttgttctccggtCGGGGACTCTGAGAAGAAGCACTTGCGTTAGAAGCAGGCCTGAAGACGCCTTTTTGTGAAAAAGCTTTTTGCAGCAGCCTCGCCGCATCAGCAAGATCAGCCAAAACATCCTTCTCGGGGAAGACAACTAAGCCCTGAGGTTGACCTATATTCAATAGGAGAGAAGAATCAAATAACTTTATCATAAGAAAAGGTAATGACATGATGAGttaaacttaccatgatttttgtcCTTCCACCCATATTTTAGGGACAGCTCTTTATGCGAGCGGGTTTTTGGTGTAGTAACGTCAAAATTTTCTGAACCCATAGGTCCAAACCCTCAACCCTAGGGGGAACCCACCAAGTCATTGAGGCGGGTAAATGAAGAAAAGTTAACAATGAGGAGAAAAGGATATTTAACAAGAGGAGAAGCAAATTGTATACGTACGAGTGTGGTTCCACAATTCTAGAAAGGAAGGTTCCGAGGCTAGAATGATGTCACTGGTGGCAACAGAGACAAACCGTTCCATCTACCCACGATCGTTATCATCATCCATGATGGATAGCAATTCATGGTGGCCTCGcttgctgaaatttatcattcccccgcggaagattTTGGAGGAATAAAGATTCATCACATGAGCTAAAGATAACTCCTCTCCCGTTTCTTGGCACAAACGCCGGAGATAGGTAATCGTCCTCCATAcaaaaggacttacttgtgccaaacatACCTTATAGCGGAGGCAGAATTCCGTAATAACGGAGTCAAACTCTCCACTCAAAGAGAACACACCCAAAGTAAAAGGATAcgtgtaaaaatatgcaaaacccTCCTTGGGTAGGGTCACTTGCTCTGATAGATCAGGATAAACAATATCCAAATCATGGCAGCGacaatcttccttcacaacaggaataCTGAAAGGACGGATGGAAGAAATATATCTACTAACAGCCCATGTATGAGGGCTAACAGAaggaaatttctcttcgaagtcttttgttgtaacaagacttctagggatgatggtGCTCACTTTGGAGGACCAGTGTCCTCAgctttgtttttgttctttgagGAACTGGTATTTTTTTAAGAAGAAACCATTATATGTTATGGAAGAAGGAAAAGTTTTTCTCGCTTGAAAAGAGTTAAAGAAAGGTTGAAGAACATAATACAAGTTGAATGAAGAGAGTTTGGAGAATTATGAAGTATGAATGAAGgaggttgatgcgtataagtaaaggtttaGGCGGCTAAATTCGTGGCAATGATTACTTCGATAACCGGCAAAAGTTATGCTGAATCGTAGGACGATgcatgttcggggcattaaatgcggagagacgcgcatctaatcaaccgtcagaagcttTTTAGAGGGGAtcatagtaattcccgccaaaaagagtgtttctaccaGCTTCTCagtgacacaaagttatgtcaccggaaaacAGGGGAACTATCTGTCTAGGGTAAAATATGGTATGATAAGGGGTTGCATAAGAGAGTGGCACGTGGAGCCGAAGGCGGAGGATAGTTAAAACCGAAGACAACTATTCCATTTGTTAGTGGAAAAAATGACGCTCATAAAGATGTAATAAATACCTTCTGCCCGGTAGCATTTGATAGAGAATATTCCGCAACATTTAGTACACTGCTCGTTACAAAGAATTTGTCATTTATGCTCACCGGTACACATttttcaatggccctcataattgacattaaagaagagcaagatcctaggaccttgttccctaggcgcaactataaatagtgagctttgTTATCATTGTAAATGACACGAATTTCTAGCAAACTTATGCTATAATCGAttcaaagctttatacaattttatcttcttacTCCTTGATTTCATTGTTGTGGTGCCCCAAAGCCCTTCTCCCAGAATTattgtttctgctattttatcttcatttcaaggCTAAATATTCcgtatttctttaattattttattatttcaggatcgaactaatttacttgtctagaaaccacgtataaattcaaatATATCATTTTATGGTTAAACACTAATCTGAAGGATATGTACACTCTAAATATATCCccacaaaagaaaaatatacaacAGAGGGTACTCAAAATTGTTTGAAAATGGGTTAGAATTGAAATGGAATTACAAGGGAAAAAAATCTCTACATTACTAATTATGAAATGGAATTAAAATGACAGCTTTTTTGAACACCAATAAAAATGGTGGTGGTCATGGTAATATTGATTGTGAAAGTGGTGGCGGAAGGGGAGGAGGTGTTAGTGGTGGAAGAACTGTAGGAAAAGGGTGTAACTTGGGTTGGCGATGAGGTGACATGCTATATGGTGTCCACCTAGTCAAAATGCCAGTGCTACTTAGGATTGAGCTTTCACCTTGGAAAGCCCAACATATGAAGGGTATATTTGAGCCACTTTTATGACATTAGAGTATTTATGGCCGAATAGTATAACAGAGGGTAAAATTGATCGTTTTCGAATATTAAAAAGGCATTGTTGACCAAATaacatacaaaataaaaaaaacgcTATACCCTGAATATGGACCCACCAATAAGTGAACTGACAAACACAATAATTTAAATGTGTATAGCGTATATTTAAAGAATTCTATACGACAAAAAATTTCCATATCCcgggctagccatttcctatataaagtgGTTAGGATTTTAAGAAAATTCGTTCACATAAAATTCTACCTAGCTAAATCGAGTAAATATTGTCCTAATATATATAGGAAAAATTTAAATCCTTATGTTAATTGGACCATAAGTATACAAGTAACAAATTAGGAATCGCTTGTGCCTAAGGATGAAAAGTTAAGGACCATTTTGGTTAAGACCCTCATGCTCTCTCCCCACCGAAAAGCTTAAAACCCATCTCAAAATCCCCTCGCCCATTTAGCAAGACGGAAGACGAGCGAAGAATAGCAAAACccaagagagaagaagaagaaagatgaacacAGACATTACCGCATCGGCAAAGCCCGAATACCCAGTTATAGATCGAAACCCTCCTTTCACTAAAACCGTTGCCAACTTCAACACTCTTGATTACCTTCGCCTTACTACTATCGCCGGCATCTCTGTCACTGTCGGCTACCTCTCTGGtacttttttttaatcattttctaTTCACATTTTCATATCGATTTGGTTGTTCTTGATTAGTTATATTTAATTTTTGCATTTGATTTGTGTAGGAATAAAGCCAGGGATAAGGGGCCCATCAATGGTAACAGGAGGTTTAATTGGGGTTATGGGAGGATTCATGTACGCTTACCAGAATTCAGCTGGAAGACTCATGGGTTTTTTCCCCAATGAAGGAGAGGTAGCTAAATACAGGAAATACTAAACtgtctttttgttttgtttttggattttctgGATTTGTTTCTTGGTGGAGAAACCATGTAAGAGGGGAGTTGCCCTTTCTGATTTGAATTTTTTTGATGAAACTGATTTCGATGAAATAATCAGACTTTAGTTGCTGCCCTACTGTCACTTGCTTATTGTATTATGAATAATTCTTCTTTTGGGTTGACTCTCTAATTGGTTGCCTTTTCCAAATATATGGTGTGTAACATGATGTTCTACTGTTGGATTGCATTCCAGTAACCCATTTTGTTATGGTGCAAATAAATTGTTTATTTTGCCTAACCTGTGTTAAGCACTGACCTGAGGTAATTGAGAACTCAATTGAGTTGAATCATTTTGGTCTTACATAATGGGCATTTTCTATGCCACTATTTGAATATGTACTAGAGAAGTCACTTTACCTGTTTGGGTTATtctatgtatgtatatatatggttgAGCGCGCGGAGGGGGGGGATATTCTGTTCTAGCAACCTTTCCAGAATAtactggtaaattggataatgaCTAGGCCTGGTATTTAAGTTTTTCTCTCCTGCTCTTTCATACCTTTCTGAAGCTTTATCATTTACTATGTTTCATAAAGGCATTTTTCCCTGTTTTTAACTTTAGTTTCAGCCATTTCCACTTTTTTAATAAGAGAAGTTACTCTTTTAACTTCATAGTATACTAGTCTGTAATGATTGTTTTAGATGTACAATAATTGTTTTGGAAGTGGGCGGAGGACCAAAAACATAATGTTACATTTGAATATGGACTGTGGAGTTGCATTATGAAAGGATGGGGAGACTATCGTTGACATATCACTTTCAGGGTAGGAGACAATAGCAAATCAACAGTGGTGTGAAGACTGTGCATTGAGAATTGCCTTTTTAACACTTACAGAGTCATGCCAGTGGGAGATGACCAGTACAATAGATCCTTAGGATACATGAAGTGGAAGTTCATTGGATTTGAGGTTTAAGAGAAATCCTGAGGATTGGGAGCTGGTGGAACTACTTTACAAGCATATCATAGCGAATGATATACCGGACGCGTGGTGATCTGGTGCTTGTTTACAATCAAATCTTACTACCATAGTTTGCGAGGATGGGGGGGGGGGTAGAGAGAGAGAGCACCAAACAATTGGATCCCTATGACGCCCAAGAAGGAGTGTTTCAGCGTTGTTGGGACCTAGGGGTGCTATACCGACAACAGAaaacccaaaaaagaaaagaatcacTTATGTGAGTTTGTGCTTTATGCGTCAATATTCGGGTGAAATGTAGGACCATCTCTTGTTGCATTGCCAGGAAGCGATGTTGTTGTGATGGGTAGTCCTAAGCTGGTTTGGAGTGCCATGGGTGATGCATGGACCATAAAAGGAAGCACGACACAACTGGGTTTTTTGAGGGAGAAAGAGAATAGCTTGGGCATGAGATGTTGCTCCGTTAAGGGTTGTATGAAGGAAGAGAATTAGGAGAACATTTGAAGGAGTAGAAAATGATCTGCAAATCTAAggaatactccctccgtttcagcTTTGTATGACACGCTTCGGTGCAGAGTTTAAGGAAGAGAATTAGGAGAACTTTTGAAGGAGTAGAAAATGATCTGCAAATCTAAggaatactccctccgtttcagcTTTGTATGACACGCTTCGGTGCAGAGTTTAAGGgagaaaaaaagacttttgaaacttgtggtctttaAAGCAGAAAGGGTGAAAGCATTGGGGGGCGATAACATTTGCGTGACtataaaaacttttcattaaaggtaaaatggtaagcttaaagttaaattattttcaaatatagaaatgtgtcattcttttttttgacagactaataaggaaagtatatcatataaattgaaacggagggaatagTATTTTATCTCTAGTTCCCTTTTGGTACACACCATGAGGTCCCTGtttgtatagaagattgggtgCCTTTCTTAGAGAGCCATATTTTTGTATTGATATACGGCTTGTATATGGAATTCCCCATCAATATAAAAAAAGTGCACCTAAATCCAATGTCAAAAGATAAAAGTTTTTGTAACACACATGTAAACTAACAAGAATCAAAAACAGAAAAAGTGGCAAAGCTACCACAAATACTACTGTTCTCGATGGACCTCATTGTTGATCATTCAGTTAATTTATTACTGAAGGTGTAAATCTTCCGGGAAAGAAACTATTCATGTAAAGGTTTCATTTTAGCATGTTTCAATCAGGGAAAcggcccaaaaaaaaaaaaagaaagaagaagaaacaactaCAAAAGAACCATGTATTTTGAGCTCATAAGCTTATTGCAAGTTTATCTTGATACAATATTTGTATTGCCATAGCACCATCTTAGTGCTAAGCTTTTCTATAATATATACGTTCCTTGCCTGTTCCAACAAAAAAGAGCTTATTTGCTGGAAATGGCAGTTTGGGGAATGATGGCAAGTTCTTTATCCAGAAGGTCGTATTTGACAAGAAAACACAATTTTAGGGATGAAATTTCCTAGTACGTATGCCCAAGGGTTCTGGGTTTTGGTTGTACTAGTAAGAGCGCATCACGTGATATGTAGGTTAGATGCACATCACGGGTGCAAATAAAATTCTGGTATTTATGTGGAGAAGGGTAGAAGGGGCCCCATGTTGTACAGAGTTTCGAACCGGGAACCACTGGCCCTTGGAATTTTAtcgattattttagaaaaaaaaaaccaaatctTATTATTGTCTTGATTAACCAGAAAACTGGCACTGGAAACCAAAAGGTGCACCTTGTGGAAGAGAATGGAAAGATATATTG
Above is a window of Nicotiana tabacum cultivar K326 chromosome 8, ASM71507v2, whole genome shotgun sequence DNA encoding:
- the LOC107769629 gene encoding uncharacterized protein LOC107769629, translated to MNTDITASAKPEYPVIDRNPPFTKTVANFNTLDYLRLTTIAGISVTVGYLSGIKPGIRGPSMVTGGLIGVMGGFMYAYQNSAGRLMGFFPNEGEWKGKDEKPKANGSETECYRCGGKWHWANICRVPRHLVELYQASLKNKDPEANFVSDNDFDITHLDVADFFERPEGKIDYLIGDGSVVKED